In one window of Coralliovum pocilloporae DNA:
- a CDS encoding substrate-binding domain-containing protein, with the protein MHLDQSLATLCRSTFVACTIAALLQMPLLQEAEAGEIIVQSTTSTANSGLYDHLLPIFEARTGIKVRVVAVGTGQAIKNARNGDADVLLVHAKDAEEQFVKDGFGTVRHDLMYNDFVLVGPASDPAALGGLPNPHNALSKIEKTKSVFASRGDNSGTHKKELKLWAAASLDPSAASGTWYRETGSGMGATLNVAIGMNAYTLTDRATWISFGNKADHRILVEGDPALFNQYGIILVSKDRHSHVNEEDGTAFVNWMLSEEGQSAIAAYRRDGKQLFFPNAN; encoded by the coding sequence ATGCATCTCGATCAATCACTCGCAACACTGTGCCGGTCAACGTTTGTCGCCTGTACCATTGCCGCGCTTTTACAGATGCCCCTTCTGCAGGAAGCAGAGGCAGGCGAGATCATTGTGCAGTCGACCACATCGACGGCCAATTCCGGCCTCTATGATCATCTTCTGCCGATCTTTGAAGCCAGGACAGGCATAAAGGTTCGCGTCGTCGCTGTCGGCACCGGTCAGGCCATCAAGAATGCCCGTAATGGCGATGCGGATGTCCTGCTTGTCCATGCCAAAGATGCAGAAGAGCAATTTGTCAAAGATGGCTTCGGAACTGTCCGACATGATCTCATGTATAACGACTTTGTTCTTGTCGGTCCCGCTTCAGATCCCGCAGCTCTGGGTGGATTACCAAACCCGCACAACGCATTGTCAAAAATAGAAAAAACAAAATCAGTCTTCGCTTCCAGAGGCGACAATTCCGGAACACACAAAAAAGAGCTGAAACTGTGGGCCGCAGCGTCCCTTGATCCGTCTGCTGCAAGCGGCACGTGGTACAGGGAAACAGGGTCAGGCATGGGGGCAACGCTGAATGTGGCCATCGGCATGAACGCCTATACGCTGACTGACCGCGCAACCTGGATCAGCTTCGGCAACAAGGCCGACCACAGGATTCTTGTTGAAGGCGACCCGGCCCTGTTCAATCAATATGGCATCATTCTGGTCAGCAAGGACCGTCACAGCCACGTCAACGAGGAGGATGGTACAGCATTCGTCAACTGGATGCTGTCAGAGGAAGGCCAGTCAGCAATCGCAGCCTACAGGCGCGACGGAAAACAGCTTTTCTTCCCGAATGCCAATTAG
- a CDS encoding GGDEF domain-containing protein: protein MKRVFARAVLVTVLSVGVSLGITTILMYLVHGSMNRVAFIVAIFVPLFVAFPVSYFVEFQRNRANDALQELALAHQKLRDMYGELSTRAKLDALTGIMNREYFLVALTNRFDEGRHGTLLVLDADRFKAINDTFGHPVGDRALKALVEAVRSLLDEDCLFGRLGGEEFVIFIPHKEGRSASELAESCRGHVEQCEFALDNGDAKSLTISIGAARTDHALTVHDVINEADRNMYRAKQNGRNRVVMDRPSLELVAG, encoded by the coding sequence ATGAAACGCGTTTTTGCCCGTGCTGTTCTCGTAACAGTTCTGTCCGTCGGGGTATCACTGGGGATTACAACAATCCTGATGTATCTGGTTCACGGCAGTATGAACCGGGTCGCGTTCATTGTGGCTATTTTTGTCCCTCTCTTTGTTGCGTTTCCCGTCAGTTATTTTGTCGAGTTTCAGCGCAATCGTGCCAATGATGCATTGCAGGAGCTGGCGCTTGCCCATCAGAAACTTCGCGATATGTATGGTGAGCTTTCTACAAGAGCCAAGCTTGATGCGCTGACAGGCATTATGAACCGGGAATACTTTCTGGTTGCCTTGACCAACCGGTTTGATGAGGGGCGTCATGGAACATTGCTGGTTCTGGACGCGGACCGGTTCAAGGCCATCAATGACACTTTTGGTCATCCTGTCGGAGACCGGGCTCTGAAAGCGCTTGTTGAAGCTGTCAGAAGTCTTCTGGATGAAGATTGTCTATTCGGTCGCCTGGGCGGCGAGGAGTTTGTCATCTTTATCCCTCACAAGGAGGGGCGTTCTGCATCAGAGCTGGCGGAATCGTGCAGAGGTCATGTGGAACAGTGCGAATTTGCTCTTGATAACGGCGACGCAAAATCCCTGACAATCAGTATTGGCGCTGCCCGGACAGATCATGCCCTGACCGTCCATGACGTGATCAATGAGGCGGACAGAAACATGTATCGCGCCAAGCAGAACGGCCGCAATCGTGTGGTTATGGACAGGCCGTCACTTGAGCTCGTGGCCGGGTAG
- a CDS encoding DUF4031 domain-containing protein, translated as MTVYVDRARHPFKGMIMCHMLADTEEELHQMARRLGMKREWFQPKSSPHYDIDENRRAKALEMGAQEISRRDLVDLIRRIRREPRTFWLPGHELK; from the coding sequence ATGACCGTTTACGTTGACAGAGCCCGGCACCCCTTCAAGGGCATGATTATGTGCCACATGCTGGCTGACACAGAAGAAGAGCTGCATCAGATGGCCAGACGTCTGGGCATGAAACGGGAATGGTTCCAACCGAAAAGCTCACCACACTACGATATTGATGAAAATCGCCGGGCAAAAGCCCTTGAGATGGGCGCACAGGAAATCAGCCGTCGCGATCTTGTCGACCTGATACGCCGGATCAGGCGGGAGCCCCGAACGTTCTGGCTACCCGGCCACGAGCTCAAGTGA
- a CDS encoding sodium:solute symporter family protein — protein sequence MDQYTLNLLFVGGTFALYIGIAIWARAGSTSEFYAAGRGVHPVTNGMATAADWMSAASFISMAGLIAFGGYQNSSFLMGWTGGYVLLALLLAPYLRKFGKFTVPEFIGDRFYSPTARIVAVLCLIVASVTYVIGQMTGVGVAFSRFLEVSNTAGLLIGAAVVFFYAVLGGMKGVTYTQVAQYCVLITAYTIPAIFISLQLTGNPLPPLGLFGEHAESGVALLTRLDQVVTDLGFREYTFQDGTPSQVINMVLFTFSLMIGTAGLPHVIIRFFTVPKVADARWSAGWALVFIALLYLTAPAVGAMARLNLIDTVFPNGVSEQPIEYQARPDWMKNWEVTGLLKFEDKNNDGRIQWYNDKSEAFAATAEARGWQGSELTVNRDILVLANPEIARLPGWVIALVAAGGLAAALSTAAGLLLAISSAVSHDLIKGQINPNISERGELMAARVSMAVAIGVATYLGLNPPGFAAQTVALAFGLAAASIFPALMMGIFSMRVNNRGAVAGMLTGLLFTLIYIFMHKGWFFIPGTNQFADTISGSLLGIQSTAIGSIGALLNFAVAFMVSNATEDTPQEIKELVRSVRVPRGAGAATDH from the coding sequence ATGGATCAATATACTCTCAATCTGCTGTTTGTGGGCGGTACATTTGCGCTCTATATCGGCATCGCGATCTGGGCCCGTGCCGGGTCCACATCCGAGTTTTATGCGGCGGGCCGGGGCGTTCATCCGGTCACCAATGGTATGGCGACAGCAGCTGACTGGATGTCAGCGGCCTCCTTCATCTCCATGGCCGGCCTGATTGCCTTTGGCGGTTACCAGAACAGTTCGTTCCTGATGGGCTGGACCGGTGGCTACGTGCTTCTGGCTCTGCTGCTTGCGCCTTATCTCCGCAAGTTCGGCAAGTTTACGGTTCCCGAGTTTATCGGCGATCGGTTTTACAGCCCGACAGCCCGTATCGTTGCGGTGCTCTGCCTGATCGTTGCGTCTGTGACCTATGTTATCGGTCAGATGACCGGCGTTGGTGTGGCGTTCTCCCGCTTCCTGGAAGTCTCCAACACCGCTGGTCTTCTGATCGGTGCGGCTGTTGTGTTCTTCTATGCGGTTCTTGGCGGCATGAAGGGCGTGACCTACACGCAGGTGGCTCAGTATTGCGTGCTGATCACCGCCTACACAATCCCGGCGATCTTCATCTCACTGCAGCTGACGGGTAACCCGTTGCCGCCGCTTGGCCTGTTCGGTGAGCATGCTGAATCCGGTGTTGCGCTGCTGACACGGCTTGATCAGGTGGTGACCGATCTCGGTTTCCGTGAGTACACCTTCCAGGATGGCACGCCATCCCAGGTGATCAACATGGTTCTGTTCACCTTCTCGCTGATGATCGGTACAGCTGGTCTGCCGCACGTGATCATCCGCTTCTTCACGGTTCCGAAAGTGGCTGATGCGCGCTGGTCTGCGGGCTGGGCGCTGGTGTTCATTGCGCTTCTTTACCTGACAGCTCCGGCTGTTGGTGCCATGGCGCGTCTGAACCTGATCGATACGGTGTTCCCGAATGGTGTTTCCGAGCAGCCGATTGAATATCAGGCACGTCCGGACTGGATGAAGAACTGGGAAGTTACAGGCCTTCTGAAGTTCGAAGACAAGAACAATGACGGTCGTATCCAGTGGTACAACGACAAGTCTGAGGCCTTTGCAGCAACCGCTGAAGCGCGTGGCTGGCAGGGTTCTGAATTGACGGTGAACCGCGACATCCTTGTTCTGGCCAATCCTGAGATTGCACGGCTTCCTGGCTGGGTGATTGCTCTGGTGGCTGCCGGTGGTCTGGCTGCGGCCCTGTCTACGGCTGCGGGTCTGCTTCTGGCGATTTCGTCGGCGGTGAGCCACGATTTGATCAAGGGGCAGATCAACCCGAATATCAGTGAGCGGGGCGAGTTGATGGCGGCTCGTGTATCAATGGCGGTTGCCATTGGTGTGGCGACCTATCTGGGGCTCAATCCTCCGGGCTTTGCGGCTCAGACGGTGGCTCTGGCCTTCGGTCTTGCTGCGGCATCGATCTTCCCGGCGCTGATGATGGGTATCTTCTCCATGCGGGTGAACAACCGTGGTGCGGTTGCGGGGATGCTGACAGGTCTGCTGTTCACGCTGATCTACATCTTCATGCACAAAGGCTGGTTCTTCATTCCAGGCACCAACCAGTTTGCTGACACGATTTCCGGCTCCCTGCTGGGTATCCAGTCAACGGCGATTGGTTCCATCGGCGCTCTTCTGAACTTCGCAGTGGCCTTCATGGTGTCCAATGCGACGGAAGATACTCCGCAGGAAATCAAAGAGCTTGTTCGCAGTGTCCGCGTCCCGCGTGGCGCCGGTGCAGCTACGGATCACTAA
- a CDS encoding helix-turn-helix transcriptional regulator — MSEFFTTKELAEFLRIKERKVYDLAASGVVPCTRAMGKLLFPKDAVETWLEENSSGGKHSSARRSPEDLPPILLGSHDPLLEWALRESGTNLAMGFSGSGDGLERFALHQGSGTALHLFDAVSRTWNVASVSARFAGQDVVLVEWAKRSRGLVINPDKADHIRSLSDITGLRLAGRADGTGTQVLLSHLLRDNGIEESAAKPSIIAHTEFDAALALREGQVDVTFGLKSVANQLGLAFVPIVEERFDLLISRRHWFEEPFQTFWSYCQSDLFKARADSLTGYDLSDFGRVHWNG; from the coding sequence ATGTCCGAGTTCTTCACCACTAAAGAATTGGCTGAGTTCCTGAGGATCAAGGAACGCAAGGTCTATGATCTTGCTGCTTCTGGCGTGGTTCCGTGTACACGGGCCATGGGCAAGCTTCTTTTCCCGAAAGATGCTGTGGAGACCTGGCTTGAGGAGAACAGCTCCGGTGGAAAGCACTCCAGTGCGCGCAGGTCTCCAGAAGACCTGCCGCCGATTCTCCTGGGCAGTCATGACCCGCTGCTCGAGTGGGCGCTGAGGGAGTCTGGTACGAACCTGGCTATGGGGTTCAGCGGCAGTGGAGACGGACTTGAGCGCTTTGCGCTGCATCAGGGAAGCGGAACTGCTCTGCATCTGTTTGATGCAGTATCTCGGACATGGAATGTAGCATCTGTCAGCGCCCGGTTTGCCGGTCAGGATGTGGTGCTTGTGGAATGGGCCAAACGCAGCCGCGGCCTTGTGATCAATCCAGACAAAGCAGACCATATCAGATCTTTGTCGGATATCACCGGACTTAGGCTCGCTGGACGCGCGGACGGGACAGGCACGCAGGTTCTTCTCAGTCATCTCTTGCGAGACAATGGAATAGAAGAGTCCGCAGCAAAACCATCCATCATCGCACATACTGAGTTTGATGCTGCCTTGGCCCTGCGGGAAGGGCAGGTCGATGTGACCTTCGGGCTCAAAAGTGTGGCCAACCAGTTGGGGCTGGCTTTCGTTCCGATTGTTGAAGAGCGGTTTGACCTTCTGATCAGCCGACGGCACTGGTTTGAAGAGCCTTTCCAGACCTTCTGGTCTTACTGCCAGTCGGATCTGTTCAAAGCCCGGGCTGACAGCCTGACGGGTTATGACCTGTCAGACTTTGGCCGGGTTCACTGGAACGGATGA
- a CDS encoding trimethylamine methyltransferase family protein, whose protein sequence is MEAVQHGRRGRRRRAREDSEASASEPRTTLMNCFSPVPFYSDTDIDAIHANALRILQETGIRILHDKARAMLVEHGASVDADDHLVRFPRELVEQAMASAPSEFDAYTTEEHEPVRFGGRSAVFAPVGGAPYASDLEGGKRPGTLEDYTNFVKLVQHFDVLHVQSAMTEPQDVPIRFRHLETMHAQLTLSDKLPWVFCRGHGQVMDGFEMVRIARGLSEEEFREKVYIWGVINTNSPRVLDSLMVQGLIDFAEWGQMMVITPFTLSGAMAPVTIPGALSQQHAEFLAALTIHQLVRPGAPVVYGAFTSNVDMRSGAPAFGTPEYVRAAMGSGQLARKVGVPWRSSGSCTSNCVDAQAAYETQMALWGAMLGGANLLLHAAGWLEGGLTASFEKLIVDVEMLQQMAELFQPQKVTDEDLAFDAIASVEPGGHYFGEDHTLARYDTAFYTPVLSDWSNFGQWSENGEKTATERANEIYRSILDTFEPVALAADRRTALDAFVARRKEEGGAEPDG, encoded by the coding sequence ATGGAAGCTGTGCAGCATGGACGTCGCGGAAGAAGACGCAGAGCGCGTGAGGATTCTGAAGCCTCTGCATCAGAGCCGCGCACAACGCTGATGAACTGCTTTTCACCAGTGCCGTTCTATTCTGACACTGATATCGATGCGATCCATGCCAATGCGCTGAGGATTCTGCAGGAAACGGGTATCAGGATTCTACATGACAAGGCCCGTGCCATGCTGGTGGAGCATGGCGCTTCCGTTGATGCTGATGACCATCTGGTGCGGTTTCCCAGAGAGCTCGTCGAGCAGGCAATGGCCTCGGCACCTTCAGAATTTGACGCATATACGACTGAAGAGCATGAACCGGTGCGTTTTGGAGGGCGATCTGCGGTTTTTGCTCCTGTTGGTGGAGCCCCTTATGCTTCAGACCTTGAGGGTGGCAAGCGGCCGGGAACGCTTGAGGATTACACGAATTTCGTCAAGCTGGTGCAGCATTTTGATGTGCTGCACGTACAGAGTGCGATGACAGAGCCTCAGGATGTTCCGATCCGGTTCAGGCATCTGGAGACCATGCATGCCCAATTGACCCTGTCAGACAAGTTGCCCTGGGTTTTCTGTCGCGGGCATGGTCAGGTCATGGATGGTTTTGAAATGGTGCGGATTGCCCGCGGACTGTCTGAAGAGGAATTCCGCGAGAAGGTTTATATCTGGGGTGTGATCAACACGAATTCGCCGCGTGTTCTGGATTCACTGATGGTGCAGGGGCTCATCGACTTTGCCGAATGGGGGCAGATGATGGTCATCACCCCGTTCACGCTGTCTGGAGCGATGGCTCCCGTAACAATTCCAGGCGCTCTGTCGCAGCAACATGCGGAGTTTCTGGCCGCGCTCACCATTCATCAGCTGGTAAGGCCGGGTGCGCCTGTGGTCTATGGGGCGTTTACCTCTAATGTGGACATGCGGTCGGGCGCACCGGCATTCGGTACGCCTGAATATGTGAGAGCGGCTATGGGGAGTGGTCAGCTTGCGCGGAAGGTCGGTGTTCCATGGCGGTCTTCAGGGTCCTGTACGTCCAATTGTGTGGATGCCCAGGCGGCTTATGAGACGCAAATGGCGCTCTGGGGAGCGATGCTCGGTGGTGCCAATCTGTTGCTTCATGCGGCTGGCTGGCTTGAGGGAGGCCTCACGGCTTCATTCGAGAAGCTGATTGTTGACGTTGAAATGCTGCAGCAGATGGCGGAACTGTTTCAGCCTCAGAAGGTGACGGATGAAGATCTGGCCTTTGATGCAATTGCGTCTGTTGAACCGGGTGGCCACTATTTTGGTGAGGATCATACTCTGGCACGGTATGACACGGCCTTCTATACGCCGGTTCTCTCGGATTGGAGCAATTTCGGTCAATGGTCAGAGAATGGCGAAAAGACCGCAACGGAGCGGGCCAACGAGATCTATCGCTCCATTCTTGATACCTTTGAACCTGTGGCGCTTGCGGCTGACAGACGGACTGCACTGGATGCATTTGTTGCACGCCGGAAGGAAGAAGGCGGTGCTGAACCGGACGGGTAA
- a CDS encoding DUF294 nucleotidyltransferase-like domain-containing protein yields the protein MSVSASVIRDFLSAIHPYDTFATDELTQVAGCFRSLTIPKGEIIYQLGARLDGLYVIYDGQVQVEGPDGEIVSSLRAKNTFGERGLLREGYAVTSARALDDVTVLLLPAFDFQALMEGHPPFNLFFTRNRSSLPTPRQNTLANMRVEQLMASSPIGCSPEASVGEAARILRDHRISSLVVTEEGRLVGLLTLRDITNRVVAAGLGHDTRVADVMSPDPYTLPPTAIGSDVLHLMMERGIGHVPIANGDQVVGIVTQTNLTRVQAENSALLVRDIAQAQTIEQMAATTARIPQLLVHLVGAGNRHEVVTRLITDIADSTTRRLLAMAEEKLGPPPVPYLWLACGSQGRQEQAGVSDQDNCLMLDDAATEDDDAYFKALAEFVCDGLDACGYVYCPGDMMATNPKWRQTISVWRSYFKGWINTPDPMAQMLASVMFDLRPIGGDERLFDKVQAETLKFASRNSIFVAHMVSNSIKHAPPLGLLRGFATLRSGEHKNQIDLKHNGVVPVVDLGRVSALKGEITAVNTRARLVAAQAKGIISTSGGQDLIDAYDLIAETRLSHQARLIRSGKTPDNFMSPTVLSEFERSHLRDAFVVVRTMQSAAGGGRGLLG from the coding sequence TTGTCTGTCAGTGCATCAGTGATCCGGGATTTCCTGTCGGCAATCCACCCCTATGATACATTCGCGACTGATGAATTGACTCAGGTCGCGGGGTGCTTCCGATCTCTGACAATTCCCAAAGGCGAAATTATCTATCAGCTCGGGGCCAGGCTTGACGGGCTCTATGTGATTTATGACGGTCAGGTTCAGGTTGAGGGACCCGACGGTGAAATCGTCTCCTCTCTGAGAGCCAAGAATACATTTGGCGAGCGCGGCCTGCTGCGCGAGGGATATGCAGTCACATCAGCGCGCGCTCTTGATGACGTGACGGTTCTGCTTCTGCCTGCCTTTGACTTTCAGGCCCTGATGGAAGGGCATCCGCCTTTCAATCTGTTTTTCACGCGCAATCGATCCAGCCTTCCGACACCGCGACAGAATACCCTTGCCAATATGCGAGTGGAACAGCTTATGGCATCGTCACCGATTGGCTGCTCGCCGGAGGCGAGTGTGGGTGAAGCTGCCAGGATCTTGCGCGATCATCGAATATCGTCGCTGGTGGTGACTGAAGAGGGGCGGCTTGTCGGTCTGTTGACCTTGCGGGATATCACCAACAGGGTTGTTGCTGCTGGTCTGGGGCACGACACCAGAGTTGCTGATGTGATGTCGCCCGACCCTTATACTCTGCCACCGACTGCAATCGGCTCAGATGTTCTGCATCTGATGATGGAGCGCGGGATCGGGCATGTTCCGATTGCGAATGGTGATCAGGTGGTGGGAATTGTCACCCAGACCAATCTGACCCGTGTTCAGGCCGAGAATTCTGCTCTTCTGGTCAGGGACATCGCCCAGGCTCAGACGATCGAGCAAATGGCTGCGACTACGGCTCGCATCCCGCAATTGCTGGTGCATCTTGTGGGTGCTGGAAACCGCCATGAAGTGGTCACCCGGCTGATAACCGATATAGCTGACAGCACCACGCGGCGGCTTCTGGCCATGGCTGAAGAGAAACTCGGACCACCGCCTGTGCCTTATCTCTGGCTTGCCTGCGGCTCGCAGGGGCGGCAGGAGCAGGCAGGCGTTTCCGATCAGGACAATTGCCTGATGCTGGATGATGCTGCCACAGAGGACGATGACGCCTATTTCAAGGCTCTGGCCGAATTTGTCTGCGATGGTCTTGATGCCTGCGGGTATGTCTATTGTCCTGGTGACATGATGGCGACCAACCCGAAATGGCGTCAGACGATTTCGGTGTGGCGCAGTTATTTCAAGGGCTGGATCAACACGCCGGATCCGATGGCGCAGATGCTGGCCTCTGTGATGTTCGATCTGAGGCCGATTGGAGGTGATGAGAGGCTGTTCGATAAGGTTCAGGCGGAGACCCTGAAATTTGCATCCCGGAACAGCATCTTTGTGGCGCATATGGTTTCCAACTCAATCAAGCATGCGCCGCCACTTGGTCTTTTGCGCGGGTTTGCGACTTTGCGCTCTGGCGAGCACAAGAACCAGATCGATCTGAAGCATAACGGGGTGGTGCCGGTTGTGGACCTTGGTCGTGTCTCGGCTCTGAAAGGTGAGATCACCGCTGTGAACACCCGTGCGCGGCTTGTTGCGGCTCAGGCCAAGGGGATTATCAGCACAAGTGGCGGCCAAGACCTGATTGATGCGTATGATCTGATTGCTGAAACCCGCCTGAGCCATCAGGCGCGGCTGATCCGGTCTGGCAAGACGCCGGACAACTTCATGAGCCCGACGGTTTTGTCCGAGTTTGAACGCAGTCACCTGCGTGATGCCTTTGTTGTCGTGCGTACGATGCAATCCGCCGCTGGTGGCGGACGCGGGCTGTTGGGATAG
- a CDS encoding DUF4212 domain-containing protein produces MSDQTDQNSQSSESDKAYWSANLRIIVVSLVIWGVVSFGFGILLRPLLSGITVGGTDLGFWFAQQGSILVFLALIFFYAWRMNKLDREHGVDEE; encoded by the coding sequence ATGTCTGATCAGACAGATCAAAACTCTCAGTCGAGTGAATCCGACAAGGCCTACTGGTCCGCAAACCTGCGCATCATTGTGGTCAGCCTTGTCATCTGGGGTGTGGTGTCCTTTGGGTTCGGCATTCTGCTGCGTCCACTGCTTTCCGGCATCACGGTAGGCGGAACAGATCTTGGTTTCTGGTTCGCGCAGCAGGGATCAATCCTCGTGTTCCTGGCGCTGATCTTTTTCTATGCATGGCGCATGAACAAGCTCGACCGTGAACACGGCGTGGATGAGGAATAG
- a CDS encoding ATP-binding cassette domain-containing protein, which yields MQMPEASVRTSDTGSLLPLTLSDICLRLNGTVLLKSVSLTLDQPCKTVILGANGAGKSLLLRVMHGLIAPTSGTIRWNGQQADETIRKRQAMLFQRPVLLRRSVAANIDYALSLADNTDPHRRDQLLDDAGLLPFAKQPARRLSGGEQQRLALARALAINPDILFLDEPTSNLDPASTARFERSLDRTNKAGTTVVLVTHDINQAKRLADQIIFLHQGEIIEQAPAQSFFRAPKSDIARRYICGELLT from the coding sequence ATGCAAATGCCTGAAGCAAGCGTGAGAACATCTGACACAGGCAGCCTGCTGCCGCTCACGCTGTCCGATATCTGTCTCAGGCTGAACGGAACCGTATTGCTGAAGTCAGTTTCACTCACGCTTGACCAGCCCTGCAAGACGGTCATCCTCGGCGCCAATGGCGCGGGAAAAAGCCTTCTCCTGAGGGTCATGCATGGCTTGATCGCCCCCACATCCGGCACAATCCGGTGGAATGGCCAACAGGCTGATGAGACGATACGCAAACGTCAGGCCATGCTGTTTCAGCGCCCTGTCCTGCTTCGTCGCAGTGTCGCGGCAAACATTGACTATGCGCTGTCTCTGGCAGACAACACAGACCCGCACCGACGCGACCAGCTTCTGGACGATGCGGGGCTTCTGCCCTTTGCAAAACAACCGGCCAGACGCCTCTCAGGCGGCGAACAACAAAGACTGGCACTGGCTCGTGCACTAGCAATCAACCCCGACATCCTGTTTCTTGATGAACCCACATCCAATCTTGATCCTGCATCAACAGCCCGTTTCGAACGCAGTCTCGACAGAACCAACAAAGCCGGAACAACCGTTGTCCTTGTGACACACGACATCAATCAGGCCAAACGCCTCGCCGACCAGATCATCTTCCTGCATCAGGGGGAAATCATCGAGCAGGCACCTGCACAGAGCTTCTTCCGTGCTCCTAAGTCGGATATTGCCCGCCGCTATATCTGCGGTGAACTTTTGACATAA
- a CDS encoding 3'-5' exonuclease: MLDHLSLRLRVLLFFLFLGIGALTILGAASWFIAHRQGSELVGAALIQSSLFAGFGIFGLTVFVWRLFDEHVAKAVETLAVDLRTRAHADVGAELRTDAARYLGDLAPAAASMTEMLGAAKYTAAEEIARKTAQLEAEKSRLAAILSDIPLAVAVMSPTHHVTLYDGQFSALLGDRDPIGLGRTAFDWFDKTILTETYQRLVERSQTTPQSISLLSADHSENYPATMRMLGEGEGYLLAIDVEHVSYSGRPVTFDFSLFDRRVSSTVYETPLKDLTFVVFDTETTGLDTEKDDLVQMGALRVVNGRLVDGEVCDMLVNPGRPIPPASTRIHGITDEMVRGAPPIDEVIPIFSRFASDAVLVAHNAPFDIAFLRRYGERLGIRFDHPIMDTVLLSAAVYGELEEHTLDALAERLGVSLPDEVRHTALGDAQATAAVLLKLIPVLESHGLHTFGDVLSAMRRHQRLLPDLNN, encoded by the coding sequence GTGCTTGATCATCTAAGCCTTCGTCTGCGTGTCTTACTGTTTTTCCTGTTTCTTGGTATTGGCGCGCTGACGATTCTGGGGGCCGCTTCCTGGTTCATTGCACATCGCCAGGGCAGTGAACTGGTCGGTGCAGCCTTGATCCAGAGCAGCCTGTTTGCAGGCTTTGGCATCTTCGGTCTTACGGTGTTTGTCTGGCGGCTGTTTGACGAGCATGTGGCCAAGGCCGTTGAAACACTGGCTGTGGATCTGCGCACACGTGCTCATGCGGATGTCGGGGCTGAACTGCGCACGGATGCCGCGCGTTATCTGGGAGACCTTGCGCCGGCTGCTGCCAGCATGACCGAAATGCTGGGTGCTGCCAAATATACTGCTGCAGAGGAAATCGCCCGAAAAACTGCGCAACTGGAAGCGGAGAAATCCAGGCTGGCAGCGATCCTGTCTGATATTCCCTTAGCGGTTGCTGTTATGAGCCCGACCCATCATGTGACGCTGTATGATGGTCAGTTCTCTGCATTACTCGGAGATCGTGATCCGATCGGGCTCGGGCGAACGGCCTTTGACTGGTTTGACAAGACTATTCTGACAGAGACGTATCAGAGGCTTGTTGAACGCAGTCAGACCACACCTCAGTCCATATCACTGCTGTCTGCGGATCATTCGGAGAACTATCCTGCGACCATGCGTATGCTGGGTGAGGGGGAAGGGTATCTTCTTGCGATCGATGTTGAGCATGTCAGTTATTCGGGCAGACCGGTCACGTTTGATTTCTCACTGTTTGATCGCCGCGTATCATCCACGGTTTATGAGACGCCTCTGAAAGATCTGACATTTGTGGTGTTCGATACCGAAACCACCGGCCTTGATACAGAAAAGGATGACCTGGTGCAGATGGGAGCCTTGCGTGTGGTCAACGGTCGTCTGGTTGATGGCGAGGTTTGCGATATGCTGGTCAATCCGGGACGTCCCATTCCGCCAGCCTCAACCAGAATTCACGGTATTACTGATGAGATGGTTCGTGGTGCACCTCCCATTGACGAGGTTATCCCGATCTTTTCGCGGTTCGCAAGTGATGCTGTTCTCGTCGCCCATAATGCGCCGTTCGATATCGCTTTTCTGCGGCGTTATGGTGAGCGCCTGGGAATCCGGTTTGATCATCCGATCATGGATACGGTGCTTCTGTCAGCGGCGGTCTATGGAGAGCTTGAAGAACATACGCTGGATGCTTTGGCTGAACGCCTTGGGGTCAGTCTCCCTGATGAGGTGAGGCACACGGCATTGGGGGATGCCCAGGCCACAGCGGCGGTTCTGTTGAAACTCATCCCGGTTCTGGAGAGTCATGGTCTCCACACATTCGGAGATGTCCTCAGTGCCATGCGCCGCCACCAACGCCTCTTGCCTGACCTGAATAACTGA